The following is a genomic window from Bacillota bacterium.
TGATAATTCACTAAATAATTTCTTGCCTCTTCTTTGGTCATTTGAATGTTGTTCATATTCTTTGCTCCTGAAATTTTGAAGTTGGTTTGTCAATTTAAAAAAATTCGCTTTATTATTTCTATTTCAAAACATGTTCGAAAATAATAACCGATTCTTCGTTTTTGCCGATTACTTCAATGGATATGGTTGTAACTTGTGTAGAAAATTCTAAATCTTCTAATTTCAATTCATTAAATGCTTTGTCTAACTCTTCTTTTGAATCAAATTTCCCAACCGTCATATGGGGAGTATATTCATATCCTAAATCAAAAGATTTCAATTGATTTGAATATAAAAGATTATGAATATTTTTGATTTCTTTTGATCCCTTACTAACGTTTAGAAATATATAATAAGCGAACTCTTCTACTTGCTTATATATTCCTTTTAAAGACAGTTCAAAGGAAGAAACATTCTTTAAGGTTTCTTGAAAATGAGATATCAAATCTTCATCAGTTATTTCACCTTCAAAAGGAAAAACGATTGTTATATGTGGCGCAACTTTTCTTTCTAAAGGATCATATTTTAATCGAATATCATTAATTTTATTCATGTTATTAAAATCAGGAAATATCATTATCGTTCTCGTATACAATTTTCACCTCAGGATATAATCAAAATTGTTTTATAAATTCTTATGTATTATAACATATAATAAAAAAAGTTTGAACATTGTGTCCAAACTTTGAATGTGTTCTTTTTTGTTCATTCTATTTCAAATAAATAAAATACAATATGGATTGTTATGGCATCTTACCTTTATAAGAAAAGAAATAATGGCTTTCCTTTATCCGATAAAAACACCTGTTCGAAACTCATCTTGTTCTGCTTTATCAAATACTCTTTGAAACAAGGTATTTATTTTTGTGCTATCATAGTCTGGAAAATAAGTAGAAAAATCTGGAAGTAACGATATAGTCTCAGCCCAAAGAATTTCTACTACTTGCACTTCTGAAACTTTTTGTATCACATCTTCTGCACTGATAGTATCTAATTTACTTAGGTACCCACTTAACATGACCAGTTCAAAGTCTAGAAAATATGCATTTTGAAATTCAAGTGCTTCAACGTATGCTTTTGCTTCTTGTTCATTCGAGAGAATTTCTAAGATATTGACCCCATCTTGATTGACATATTTCACTTGCCCTGTGTCAATTTCTGCAGTCCACGTATTTTCACCAATATGGACATACTTGGCAAAAACTTTTTGATTTGTTGAGTTATAATCGATGATTACAAAATTTGGGTCGTTTTCTGTAATTTGCATCTCCTCTGTTACTTCAATTTCTCCCCAAACAGAAGGCAAGTAATAAAGCTCCATTGAAAGCCAGTTCACATTATATGGTTTGTCGCTAACATAATTTAAAGATCCTTTTGCAACAAATGT
Proteins encoded in this region:
- a CDS encoding 2'-5' RNA ligase family protein, translating into MIFPDFNNMNKINDIRLKYDPLERKVAPHITIVFPFEGEITDEDLISHFQETLKNVSSFELSLKGIYKQVEEFAYYIFLNVSKGSKEIKNIHNLLYSNQLKSFDLGYEYTPHMTVGKFDSKEELDKAFNELKLEDLEFSTQVTTISIEVIGKNEESVIIFEHVLK